In Ostrea edulis chromosome 6, xbOstEdul1.1, whole genome shotgun sequence, a single window of DNA contains:
- the LOC130046441 gene encoding uncharacterized protein LOC130046441 has product MAPLNVKCYFAVFLLIGTFSRVKAGDEACITEGGTCQENDQVCDGKYKTGLCGGGINRQCCLPASDGCSSKVKEIACKIKATSKINLLTKNPSGVEDGADPYSNIRDACDGKPSKRSRYSCTEGTSPGGVVCLKASILHFIYDLGTSTEYNYQVNAIAGACHTSTSKHYLGQAVDLQLDKEPTGGRNKKQEKSFTDACKAAGGWTHGGTHVHCQIVQPYLQPLANTALHLKNTMFNVLRLVTVAVVLRLF; this is encoded by the exons ATGGCGCCGTTGAATGTGAAATGTTATTTTGCTGTTTTTCTATTAATTGGAACATTCTCCAGAGTTAAGG CTGGTGATGAAGCATGCATCACTGAAGGAGGTACTTGTCAAGAGAATGACCAAGTGTGTGATGGGAAGTATAAAACTGGTCTTTGTGGAGGGGGAATCAACAGACAGTGTTGTCTTCCAGCCTCAG ATGGATGTAGCAGTAAAGTCAAAGAAATCGCATGCAAAATAAAAGCcacatcaaaaataaatttgttgaCAAAGAACCCTTCTGGGGTAGAAGACGGTGCCGATCCTTACAGCAACATTCGAGACGCTTGTGATGGAAAGCCATCAAAAAGGTCCag atacagtTGTACTGAAGGCACATCCCCAGGGGGCGTTGTTTGCTTGAAAGCCAGCATTCTTCATTTCATTTATGATCTTGGAACGTCTACCGAATACAATTATCAG GTTAATGCCATTGCGGGTGCATGCCATACTTCTACGTCTAAACATTATTTGGGACAAGCAGTTGATCTTCAGTTGGACAAAGAGCCTACCGGTGgtagaaataaaaaacaagagaAGTCATTCACGGACGCCTGTAAGGCTGCTGGAGGTTGGACTCACGGAGGAACTCATGTTCATTGTCAGATAG TTCAACCCTATCTACAACCTCTTGCGAATACCGCCTTACACCTGAAGAACACT ATGTTCAACGTTCTGCGTCTAGTTACTGTGGCTGTCGTACTACGCTTGTTCTAA
- the LOC125680489 gene encoding uncharacterized protein LOC125680489, whose protein sequence is MACSETATAPYHCCVPCSTNDSRYDKERRLSFHKFPVDSRRRKQWIFKIRRDLGPKFRISDATRVSSEHFHPSEIRKTLTGKRMLSTTAVPSLFDWTKSTPTRRPPRKSLMRATCSEEPMDINDSGVSPSILQGESQPLVPMISKDHDYTVEPSSPNSKLEAAQKEIDVLQCQVEGLKAEKFGVQRFSLDAKLINFYTGFTNYKTFVSIFTALQPTATTMVRWTQMQRHSSNIDKIKTTPFKDDCMSLSLIDQFFMFMCRVRQGFPEQDLAVRFNISQASVSRILITWANYLYAMFGSLCIWPSRRIVDQNMPACFKCTYPNTRVILDCTEIKVQTPSSKVLNSETYSNYKSHTTFKSLIGITPFGSVSFVSSLYTGCISDKDITARSGIIDLIEENDQVMVDKGFLIQDLLDTKHATVVIPPFLGHKGKFSQEEVGKTHEIARLRIHVERAIRRIKEYHIFDGVIPLNLASSINQIWTVCTILTNFRGPLF, encoded by the exons ATGGCGTGTTCAGAGACAGCGACAGCCCCATATCACTGTTGTGTTCCTTGTAGTACAAATGACTCTCGGTACGACAAGGAACGGCGTTTATCCTTCCACAAGTTCCCAGTGGACTCAAGAAGGCGAAAACAATGGATCTTCAAAATAAGAAGGGATTTGGGACCAAAGTTTAGG aTATCTGATGCCACAAGAGTGAGCTCTGAGCATTTTCATCCCTCAGAAATCAGAAAGACACTGACAGGGAAAAGGATGCTGTCAACTACTGCGGTGCCATCAttatttgattggacaaaaagtACACCTACTAGACGTCCACCTCGAAAGTCTCTgat GCGTGCCACTTGCTCTGAAGAACCAATGGATATCAACGATTCTGGTGTCAGTCCTTCAATTCTTCAAGGTGAATCACAGCCTCTGGTACCTATGATATCTAAAGACCATGACTATACTGTGGAACCATCTTCACCCAACAGTAAATTGGAAGCTGCCCAGAAAGAAATTGATGTTTTACAATGTCAAGTAGAAGGACTGAAGGCTGAAAAATTCGGTGTGCAAAGATTTTCTTTAGATGCAAAATTGATAAACTTTTACACAGGGTTTACAAACTATAAAACATTTGTCAGTATTTTCACTGCATTGCAACCTACTGCAACAACTATGGTACGTTGGACACAGATGCAAAGACATTCTTCCAACATAGACAAAATTAAAACAACTCCGTTCAAAGATGATTGCATGTCACTAAGCTTAATAGATCAGTTTTTTATGTTTATGTGTAGAGTTCGACAAGGATTTCCCGAACAAGATCTTGCTGTTAGGTTCAATATTTCCCAAGCATCTGTCAGTAGAATACTTATTACATGGGCCAATTATTTGTATGCAATGTTTGGAAGTTTATGTATTTGGCCCTCCCGCAGAATTGTAGATCAAAATATGCCTGCCTGCTTTAAATGTACATACCCAAATACAAGAGTGATCTTAGATTGTACGGAAATTAAAGTACAAACACCAAGCTCAAAGGTCTTAAATTCAGAAACATATTCGAATTATAAGAGTCATACAACGTTTAAAAGTCTTATAGGTATTACACCATTCGGTAGTGTTTCATTTGTAAGTTCTCTGTACACAGGTTGTATATCTGATAAGGATATCACTGCAAGGTCAGGGATCATTGATCTGATTGAAGAAAATGATCAGGTCATGGTGGACAAAGGGTTTCTTATTCAAGACTTGTTAGACACCAAACATGCAACTGTAGTAATTCCTCCATTTCTCGGTCATAAAGGGAAGTTTTCGCAAGAGGAGGTGGGCAAAACTCATGAAATTGCCCGATTACGGATACATGTAGAAAGAGCAATTCGTAGAATTAAAGAATACCATATATTTGATGGAGTTATTCCATTGAACTTGGCTTcttcaataaatcaaatttgGACTGTTTGtacaattttaacaaattttcgAGGTCcattgttttaa
- the LOC125669241 gene encoding uncharacterized protein LOC125669241: MAEMEKKLSGDPGENSVRGYVHSVSPLKTSSRSNVTFFNCIIQTDCKTFADVVNFSPEKRQLFLQAQDTKKAVMLKNVSRALSKFISFCFTSQSGYSLKCNKNTQLDTANVNFEFCEPSTQEVNVRCKVMEIEDQRTITTKSGTSILLANANVSDKTDTCRLSLWDIHIQSVARGQCYFFRNVAVKEFDGVKYLTTTSKTTISSITDLGEVKQVQSQEIVIIGNPATVLIQINKTCQNCKVKIPDDQQTGTSVKCQNCQMRQKTTATPVFYTMKLKLENNPTMFNVVNDVAKIFFASLGKESENNTDVLEELMFSLTIELKLPSKFSSTPTKLSIVTASKSTSPDESPKSLEHEASLHRKRSSSSQHPNNQTKRSTTHKKVKEM; the protein is encoded by the exons ATGGCTGAAATGGAGAAGAAATTATCGGGCGATCCGGGAGAAAACTCAGTGCGAGGTTATGTACACAGTGTTTCTCCCCTGAAAACATCCTCAAGGTCAAATGTGACTTTTTTCAACTGCATCATTCAGACAGACTGCAAAACGTTTGCAGACGTTGTGAACTTTTCGCCTGAGAAAAGACAACTCTTTCTGCAGGCACAAGACACCAAGAAAGCTGTGATGCTGAAAAATGTATCCAGAGCGCTTAGTAAGTTCATATCGTTTT GTTTCACTTCTCAAAGTGGCTACAGTCTAAAGTGTAATAAAAACACCCAACTAGACACcgcaaatgtaaactttgagTTCTGTGAACCATCTACCCAAGAG GTAAATGTAAGATGTAAAGTCATGGAGATTGAAGATCAAAGGACCATTACCACGAAGTCGGGAACTTCAATTCTACTTGCAAATGCAAATGTTTCAGACAAAACAGACACTTGCAGACTTTCCTTATGGGACATCCACATTCAATCAGTTGCAAGAGGTCAATGTTACTTCTTCAGAAATGTGGCTGTTAAAGAATTTGATGGAGTAAAATATTTGACAACGACTTCTAAAACAACGATTTCCAGTATAACAGATTTAGGAGAAGTAAAACAAGTTCAGAGTCAAGAAATTGTAATCATCGGCAACCCAGCTACAGTTCTGATCCAAATTAACAAAACTTGTCAAAACTGCAAAGTGAAAATTCCTGATGATCAGCAGACAGGAACATCTGTAAAATGTCAAAACTGCCAGATGAGGCAAAAGACCACAGCAACACCAGTTTTCTACACCATGAAACTAAAACTGGAAAATAATCCCACCATGTTCAATGTGGTTAATGATGTTGCTAAAATCTTCTTTGCGTCGTTAGGGAAAGAAAGTGAGAATAATACAGATGTATTGGAAGAACTGATGTTCTCTTTGACAATAGAACTTAAGTTGCcttcaaaattttcttcaacgccaacaaaattgtcaattgtAACCGCCAGTAAATCAACATCTCCAGATGAAAGTCCGAAATCCTTGGAACATGAGGCTTCTCTTCATAGAAAAAGATCAAGTTCCTCGCAACATCCAAACAATCAAACAAAGAGAAGCACCACACACAAAAAAGTAAAAGAAATGTAA
- the LOC125646263 gene encoding uncharacterized protein LOC125646263 encodes MTGQTTRPKFLAQSRQKDIVTSSRDTFTMSKVKFSMDSPYMVLSSQCDCKAGNGHCSHCVGLLYLLCHFQKLGLKAVPPIQSKTSLPQHWNIPQRTEGLAPKQVDNIEVYKVKPKTSQPKRKRKITEGILPNVYCPVKKPIPSNELKDTLIKQLTAIGSDAQILKVFGTDEENCETVPSQFGPVPVGSPLSYQQKISKSDGDLIINNPDQKTFPDCELPNLISEYSTVLNYADFHVSMGLHINHDFAIELEKQTNEQSYNKTWHDVRRNRITSSIFKDICSRKSDFESLATRILQTKHIQTAAMKYGLEHEPEAAKLYSEITMNNVYKCGFVLNPNAPHLGTSPDRKVYDPTSIPQFGLLEIKCPDKDSFVDCKYLVKNKTNGTYKLKSSHSYFYQVMGQMALTGLTWCDFFVNCRQDYHKERIHFDSDKWADMKISLDKFYFEYLLPAICKNCQN; translated from the exons ATGACTGGGCAAACAACACGGCCAAAATTCCTCGCTCAAAGCAGACAAAAGGATATAGTAACTTCGTCGAGGGATACATTCACGATGTCGAAG GTCAAGTTCTCGATGGATTCACCTTATATGGTCTTGTCATCTCAATGTGACTGTAAAGCTGGGAATGGTCATTGCAGCCATTGTGTTGGACTGTTATACCTGTTATGTCATTTCCAAAAGCTTGGTCTGAAAG CTGTTCCACCCATTCAGAGCAAGACATCCCTGCCTCAGCACTGGAACATTCCACAGAGGACTGAAGGGTTAGCCCCAAAACAAGTTGAcaacattgaagtatataaaGTGAAGCCGAAGACAAGTCAACCTAAgaggaaaagaaaaataactgaAGGCATTCTTCCCAATGTGTATTGCCCTGTAAAAAAGCCAATCCCGAGCAATGAATTGAAAGACACTTTAATCAAGCAACTTACAGCAATCGGTAGTGATGcccaaattttgaaagtttttggCACTGATGAAGAAAATTGTGAAACTGTTCCTTCTCAATTTGGTCCAGTGCCTGTTGGATCTCCCCTTTCCTACCAGCAGAAGATTTCTAAGTCAGATGGTGACCTTATTATCAACAACCCTGATCAAAAGACTTTTCCTGATTGTGAATTACCCAACCTTATTTCAGAATATAGTACTGTTCTGAACTATGCAGATTTTCATGTATCTATGGGACTACATATTAATCATGATTTTGCTATAGAATTAGAAAAGCAAACAAATGAACAAAGTTATAACAAGACATGGCATGATGTCCGTAGAAATCGCATAACGTCTTCCATATTCAAAGATATTTGTAGTAGAAAATCTGACTTTGAAAGCCTTGCTACAAGAATACTACAGACCAAACACATTCAAACTGCTGCCATGAAATATGGACTTGAACATGAACCTGAAGCTGCAAAGTTGTACTCTGAAATCACAATGAATAATGTGTACAAGTGCGGTTTTGTACTTAATCCAAATGCACCTCATCTTGGGACGTCTCCTGACCGTAAAGTCTATGACCCTACAAGCATACCTCAGTTTGGCCTTCTTGAAATTAAGTGTCCCGACAAGGATTCATTTGTAGATTGTAAATATCTAGTGAAGAACAAAACTAATGGAACATACAAACTGAAATCAAGTCACAGTTACTTTTACCAAGTAATGGGTCAAATGGCACTGACGGGCTTAACATGGTGCGATTTCTTTGTCAATTGCCGTCAGGACTATCACAAGGAGAGAATTCATTTTGACAGTGATAAATGGGCCGACATGAAAATTTCTcttgataaattttatttcgAATATCTACTACCAgcaatttgtaaaaattgtcaaaattag